One Brassica napus cultivar Da-Ae chromosome A5, Da-Ae, whole genome shotgun sequence DNA window includes the following coding sequences:
- the LOC106450908 gene encoding tRNA 2'-phosphotransferase 1-like isoform X2 — MDASNLGSSSKPAFSSFSQSSRSGRGNERDRRPQGPGGGGGGKDRIDALGRLLTRILRHMATELRLNMRGDGFVKVGDLLQLNLKTSANVQLKSHTVDEIREAVRRDNKQRFSLVEENGELLIRANQGHSITTVESEKLLKPILSPEEAPVCVHGTYRKNLESILASGLKRMNRLHVHFSCGLPTDGEVISGMRRNVNVLIFLDIKKALEDGIAFYVSDNKVILTEGIDGVVPVDYFHKIESWPSRQPIPF, encoded by the exons ATGGATGCTTCGAATCTCGGTTCTTCTAGCAAACCGGCCTTCTCTTCCTTCTCACAATCCAGCAGAAG CGGAAGAGGAAACGAGAGAGATCGGAGACCTCAGGGTCCTGGCGGCGGCGGTGGAGGAAAAGATAGAATTGATGCTCTTGGAAGACTCTT GACGAGAATCTTGCGACATATGGCTACTGAGCTTAGACTGAACATGAGAGGTGATGGTTTTGTTAAAGTTGGAGACTTGCTTCAGCTGAATCTGAAAACGTCTGCAAACGTTCAGTTGAAGTCTCATACCGTTGATGAAATTAGAGAG GCAGTGAGAAGGGACAATAAGCAACGGTTTAGCCTCGTTGAAGAGAACGGAGAGCTCTTGATTCGCGCTAACCAAGGCCACTCCATCACG ACGGTTGAGTCCGAGAAGTTACTTAAACCAATATTGTCACCTGAAGAAGCTCCAG TTTGTGTGCATGGAACATATCGGAAGAATTTGGAATCCATCTTAGCATCTGGCTTAAAGCGTATGAATAGACTCCATGTTCACTTTTCTTGTGGCTTGCCAACAGATGGTGAAGTGATAAGTG GCATGAGAAGAAATGTTAATGTCTTGATCTTCCTTGATATCAAAAAAGCTCTTGAAG ATGGAATTGCATTTTACGTTTCAGACAACAAAGTGATTTTGACTGAAGGCATTGATGGTGTAGTGCCTGTTGATTACTTCCACAAGATCGAGTCTTGGCCTAGTCGGCAGCCAATTCctttctga
- the LOC125609585 gene encoding tRNA 2'-phosphotransferase 1-like: protein MGFVKVGDLLELNLKTSANVQLKSHTVDEIRETVESDKLLKPILSPEEVPVCVHGTYKKNLESILASGLKRMNRLHVHISCGLPTDGEVISGMRRDVNVLIFLDIKKALEDGIAFYISDNKVILTEGVDGVVPVDYFQKIESWPSRQPIPF from the exons ATGGGTTTTGTTAAAGTTGGAGACTTGCTTGAGCTGAATCTGAAAACGTCTGCAAACGTTCAGTTGAAGTCTCATACTGTTGATGAGATTAGAGAG ACGGTTGAATCCGACAAGTTACTTAAACCAATATTGTCACCGGAAGAAGTTCCAG TGTGTGTGCATGGAACATATAAGAAGAATTTGGAATCCATCTTAGCATCTGGCCTAAAGCGTATGAATAGACTGCACGTTCACATTTCTTGTGGCTTGCCAACGGATGGTGAAGTGATAAGTG GCATGAGAAGGGATGTTAACGTCCTAATCTTCCTTGACATCAAGAAAGCTCTTGAAG ATGGGATTGCATTCTACATTTCAGACAACAAGGTGATTTTGACTGAAGGTGTTGATGGTGTAGTGCCTGTTGATTACTTCCAAAAGATTGAGTCTTGGCCTAGTCGGCAACCAATTCCTTTCTGA
- the LOC106450908 gene encoding tRNA 2'-phosphotransferase 1-like isoform X1 gives MAQASRICHGVQKPCVVLQPIREISGLIKLPGSKSLSNRILLLAALSEVQFSLVVMGWAGLPNKRPVCRLLRLPTLSIFPKFSPLSSLMDASNLGSSSKPAFSSFSQSSRSGRGNERDRRPQGPGGGGGGKDRIDALGRLLTRILRHMATELRLNMRGDGFVKVGDLLQLNLKTSANVQLKSHTVDEIREAVRRDNKQRFSLVEENGELLIRANQGHSITTVESEKLLKPILSPEEAPVCVHGTYRKNLESILASGLKRMNRLHVHFSCGLPTDGEVISGMRRNVNVLIFLDIKKALEDGIAFYVSDNKVILTEGIDGVVPVDYFHKIESWPSRQPIPF, from the exons ATGGCACAAGCTAGCAGAATCTGCCACGGCGTGCAGAAGCCATGTGTTGTGCTTCAACCCATCCGAGAAATCTCGGGTCTCATCAAGCTACCCGGATCCAAGTCTCTCTCCAATCGGATCCTACTTCTTGCCGCTCTATCTGAGGTGCAGTTTTCTCTTGTAGTGATGGGCTGGGCTGGGCTGCCAAACAAAAGGCCTG TGTGTcggcttcttcgtcttccaacTTTGAGCATCTTCCCCAAATTTTCACCTCTTTCTTCTCTCATGGATGCTTCGAATCTCGGTTCTTCTAGCAAACCGGCCTTCTCTTCCTTCTCACAATCCAGCAGAAG CGGAAGAGGAAACGAGAGAGATCGGAGACCTCAGGGTCCTGGCGGCGGCGGTGGAGGAAAAGATAGAATTGATGCTCTTGGAAGACTCTT GACGAGAATCTTGCGACATATGGCTACTGAGCTTAGACTGAACATGAGAGGTGATGGTTTTGTTAAAGTTGGAGACTTGCTTCAGCTGAATCTGAAAACGTCTGCAAACGTTCAGTTGAAGTCTCATACCGTTGATGAAATTAGAGAG GCAGTGAGAAGGGACAATAAGCAACGGTTTAGCCTCGTTGAAGAGAACGGAGAGCTCTTGATTCGCGCTAACCAAGGCCACTCCATCACG ACGGTTGAGTCCGAGAAGTTACTTAAACCAATATTGTCACCTGAAGAAGCTCCAG TTTGTGTGCATGGAACATATCGGAAGAATTTGGAATCCATCTTAGCATCTGGCTTAAAGCGTATGAATAGACTCCATGTTCACTTTTCTTGTGGCTTGCCAACAGATGGTGAAGTGATAAGTG GCATGAGAAGAAATGTTAATGTCTTGATCTTCCTTGATATCAAAAAAGCTCTTGAAG ATGGAATTGCATTTTACGTTTCAGACAACAAAGTGATTTTGACTGAAGGCATTGATGGTGTAGTGCCTGTTGATTACTTCCACAAGATCGAGTCTTGGCCTAGTCGGCAGCCAATTCctttctga